A part of Leptospira inadai serovar Lyme str. 10 genomic DNA contains:
- a CDS encoding phospho-sugar mutase, translating into MNQESANIEAWTRKPFSSSVQKEASDVLNRFKKGANGLEIEAFTVPLEFGTGGIRGRIGNGIGRMNEYTVGRAALGFSRYLVKKSKKPVLVIAYDSRRRSREFAEVTAGIAASHGIKVYLFPEVAPTPLLSYAVRYYKATGGVVLTASHNPPEYNGFKAYLSKGEQLVPPDDKKIIGLIESIQDWNEIEILTTKDPRYKKFVKKVEPACFASYLKDLKKAGIQSEQVTAKQRASLKLVYSPLHGTGGKYMKFLLNTFGYKQVILVPEQKDPNGEFPTVKYPNPEEAEALELSLKLSQKIEAKAFIATDPDADRLGIGVRNLDGSYTLLNGNQIGSILAAYLSEKVASKKRKGKKPVLVKTIVTTDLQSEIAKKNKIALKNVLTGFKYIAEVMGKLDESKTQYFLFGGEESYGYLPVNFVRDKDSLSSALLLLEVLAEKENLTNYMNEIYLKYGLYQESLKSLNLEGLAGKKKIQDSLDSLRNRDLIGQILGKRKVIGFLDYKNKIAKGVSSKSAFSGLPSSDVIQLELEGSGKLTIRPSGTEPKIKIYSSFKSLRHPNSKEEIPALTRTLSEELKQTETVFLKIAGLS; encoded by the coding sequence ATGAATCAAGAGAGCGCAAATATCGAAGCCTGGACACGGAAACCGTTTTCCTCTAGCGTACAAAAGGAAGCCTCGGATGTTTTAAACAGATTCAAAAAGGGTGCTAACGGACTCGAAATCGAAGCTTTTACTGTCCCTCTGGAGTTCGGTACCGGCGGAATCCGGGGCCGTATCGGAAATGGGATCGGTCGAATGAACGAATATACCGTCGGCCGAGCCGCTCTGGGCTTTTCCAGGTATCTGGTAAAGAAGTCCAAAAAGCCGGTACTTGTAATCGCCTATGATTCAAGACGTAGATCCCGCGAATTTGCGGAAGTGACGGCGGGAATTGCCGCCTCTCACGGAATCAAAGTCTATTTATTCCCCGAAGTCGCGCCCACTCCGCTGCTATCCTATGCGGTTCGATATTATAAGGCCACCGGAGGGGTCGTCTTAACCGCCTCCCATAATCCGCCGGAATATAACGGTTTCAAAGCTTATCTTTCAAAGGGAGAGCAGTTAGTACCTCCCGACGATAAAAAAATCATAGGCCTGATCGAATCCATCCAGGATTGGAATGAAATTGAGATCCTAACCACCAAGGATCCTCGATACAAGAAATTCGTGAAAAAGGTGGAACCCGCCTGCTTTGCATCCTACTTAAAGGATTTAAAGAAAGCGGGAATCCAATCCGAGCAAGTGACCGCAAAACAAAGAGCCTCCTTAAAATTGGTATATTCTCCGTTGCACGGAACCGGCGGAAAGTATATGAAATTTTTATTAAATACATTCGGATACAAACAAGTCATTCTAGTCCCGGAACAGAAGGATCCGAACGGAGAATTCCCGACCGTAAAATATCCGAACCCCGAAGAAGCGGAAGCGTTAGAACTGAGTCTGAAACTATCCCAAAAAATCGAGGCGAAGGCATTTATTGCCACCGACCCGGATGCGGATCGTTTAGGCATCGGAGTCCGCAATCTCGACGGGTCCTACACTTTATTGAACGGAAATCAAATCGGTTCGATTCTTGCCGCTTATCTTTCCGAAAAAGTCGCCTCTAAAAAGAGAAAAGGAAAAAAACCGGTTCTCGTTAAAACCATAGTCACTACGGATCTCCAATCCGAAATTGCTAAAAAGAACAAGATCGCTTTAAAGAATGTTTTAACCGGATTTAAATACATCGCGGAAGTAATGGGTAAACTGGACGAAAGTAAAACCCAATATTTTCTTTTCGGTGGAGAGGAATCGTACGGTTATCTGCCGGTAAATTTCGTTCGAGATAAGGATAGCCTCTCTTCCGCTCTACTTTTGCTAGAAGTTTTAGCGGAAAAGGAAAATCTGACGAATTATATGAACGAGATTTATCTGAAATACGGGCTCTATCAGGAAAGTCTTAAATCTTTAAATTTAGAGGGATTAGCCGGAAAAAAGAAAATCCAGGATTCATTGGATTCGCTCAGAAACAGGGATTTAATCGGTCAAATATTAGGGAAACGTAAGGTAATCGGCTTTCTGGATTACAAAAATAAGATCGCCAAAGGAGTTTCTTCCAAATCCGCTTTTTCGGGACTTCCAAGTTCCGATGTGATTCAATTGGAATTGGAAGGTTCCGGAAAACTGACCATCCGACCTTCCGGAACGGAACCTAAGATTAAAATCTATTCTTCGTTCAAAAGTTTACGGCATCCGAATTCGAAAGAGGAGATTCCGGCTTTGACTCGGACTCTTTCTGAAGAATTGAAGCAGACCGAAACCGTATTTTTAAAGATAGCAGGGTTATCATGA
- a CDS encoding pyridoxal phosphate-dependent aminotransferase → MGLRDFFIEDRLERFRIDAPCNLGESGIRNFYLSELATSLSLDLRELGFLSLADSPNRGRADLREEIAALYPNTSADQVLITTGTGEALFLTFCLLIEKGDTVSLFWPAFQALYEIPLFRNARLNTVSLLDRLEESELGFGEKNIRSLFEEHPKLVIFNHPHNPTGISTTESDRKTLRDSNLRPKDEPWILFDEHYRFQDGNSELGWTGIGISDRSIATGSITKCFGVMGLRIGWLVGPKEFIEKARSMKDYLTHTVSPISEFLTLQILRKRKELQTFIRSNLNRNITFFSECVPGLPGLDTFRSPEGGIVGFPKLERGLASKAYADMLLKQAGIFVLPGLDFETEGYIRVGFGETPERFSEGMGRWRSLGSETMALLNK, encoded by the coding sequence ATGGGCCTGCGCGATTTTTTTATCGAAGATAGATTAGAGCGCTTTAGAATCGATGCCCCTTGCAATTTGGGCGAAAGCGGAATTCGAAATTTTTATCTCTCGGAACTTGCCACTTCGCTTAGCCTGGATCTAAGAGAACTGGGCTTTCTTTCCTTGGCGGATTCTCCGAACAGGGGAAGAGCCGATCTAAGAGAAGAGATTGCCGCGCTATATCCGAATACTTCCGCCGATCAAGTATTGATTACTACGGGTACCGGTGAGGCACTTTTTCTAACCTTTTGTTTGTTGATTGAAAAAGGAGATACCGTTTCCTTATTTTGGCCGGCTTTTCAAGCGCTCTATGAAATACCTTTATTTCGAAACGCTCGCTTAAATACTGTCAGCCTTTTGGATCGACTGGAGGAGTCTGAACTTGGTTTCGGAGAGAAAAATATTCGAAGCTTATTCGAAGAACATCCTAAACTCGTAATATTCAATCATCCCCATAATCCCACCGGGATTTCCACCACTGAATCCGACCGTAAAACGTTACGAGACTCGAATTTAAGACCCAAAGACGAGCCTTGGATTCTTTTCGACGAGCATTATAGATTTCAGGATGGAAATTCGGAACTAGGTTGGACCGGTATCGGAATTTCGGATCGAAGTATCGCGACAGGATCGATCACTAAATGCTTCGGGGTCATGGGGCTTAGGATCGGCTGGTTAGTCGGACCCAAGGAATTTATCGAAAAAGCTCGCTCCATGAAAGATTATTTGACTCATACCGTCTCGCCGATTTCGGAATTTCTGACCTTGCAAATTCTTCGCAAACGAAAAGAATTACAAACGTTCATTCGTAGCAATTTGAATCGCAATATTACTTTCTTTTCGGAATGCGTACCGGGATTACCCGGATTAGATACGTTTCGTTCTCCGGAGGGCGGGATTGTCGGTTTTCCAAAATTGGAAAGGGGATTGGCTTCGAAGGCGTACGCCGATATGCTCCTGAAACAGGCTGGAATTTTCGTTTTACCCGGATTGGACTTCGAGACGGAAGGTTATATTCGCGTCGGTTTCGGGGAAACGCCCGAACGATTTTCGGAAGGTATGGGGCGGTGGAGAAGTTTAGGGTCGGAGACAATGGCCCTCTTAAATAAGTAG
- a CDS encoding LOG family protein, producing MGRAAFENEEFLHSVDAFHLRVLAEINYPQALFRDAKIRDTICIFGSARILSTEEYAARDKLREKLTPKELRIHEKQGELVRYYEEARETARLITLWGKEISKDVRRMAVCTGGGPGIMEAANRGAVEGGGPSLGLNIRLPFEQTINTFADPKISIEFHYFFMRKLWFLRLSKGIVVFPGGFGTVDELFETLTLIQTGRNNLKIPVIMYGKKYWDQVFHIGPMKEYGLIDPDDINLITYCDEPNEVLEVLKKKVPFED from the coding sequence ATGGGAAGGGCAGCCTTTGAGAACGAGGAATTTTTACATTCCGTAGATGCGTTTCACCTTCGGGTTTTGGCCGAAATTAATTATCCTCAAGCATTATTTCGAGACGCAAAAATTAGGGATACGATTTGTATTTTTGGATCGGCTAGAATTTTGAGCACGGAGGAATACGCAGCTAGAGATAAGTTGCGTGAAAAACTGACCCCCAAGGAATTACGTATACATGAGAAGCAAGGTGAACTGGTTCGCTATTACGAGGAGGCTAGAGAGACCGCAAGATTGATCACACTTTGGGGAAAGGAAATCTCTAAAGATGTTCGAAGGATGGCAGTCTGTACGGGAGGTGGTCCCGGGATTATGGAAGCTGCCAATCGTGGAGCGGTGGAAGGGGGAGGTCCGAGTCTAGGGTTGAATATCAGACTTCCGTTTGAACAAACGATTAACACCTTCGCGGATCCTAAGATTAGCATCGAGTTTCATTACTTTTTCATGCGTAAGCTCTGGTTTTTACGCCTGTCCAAGGGGATCGTCGTCTTCCCGGGTGGATTTGGCACGGTGGATGAACTTTTCGAAACTCTTACTTTAATTCAAACCGGCAGAAATAATCTGAAAATTCCGGTGATTATGTATGGGAAGAAATACTGGGATCAGGTATTTCATATTGGTCCGATGAAAGAATACGGACTGATCGATCCGGACGATATTAATTTAATAACGTATTGCGATGAGCCGAACGAGGTGTTGGAAGTTTTGAAGAAAAAAGTCCCGTTCGAGGACTAG
- the rpmB gene encoding 50S ribosomal protein L28: protein MARKCVVTGKGTIAGNNVSHSHLKTRRTWKINLIKKRIFLEDENRWVTVRISTRALRTLRKKGIKAAIKDNGGSLQALAPKKYVGIEKQAAKA from the coding sequence ATGGCCAGAAAATGTGTCGTTACCGGGAAAGGTACCATTGCTGGGAATAATGTTTCTCACTCTCACCTTAAGACCCGTAGAACCTGGAAAATCAACCTAATCAAAAAGCGGATCTTTTTAGAAGATGAAAACCGCTGGGTAACCGTTCGAATTTCGACTCGTGCCCTACGTACCCTTCGTAAAAAAGGAATCAAGGCCGCGATTAAAGATAATGGCGGTTCTTTACAAGCTCTTGCCCCCAAAAAATACGTCGGAATCGAAAAACAGGCAGCCAAGGCCTGA
- a CDS encoding endonuclease III domain-containing protein, with protein sequence MAVLYKLLPPKNTSESKNRQPRPEFVPTPKYVSRIHSLLRGEFGEVSSPLNYQKDYEFAISVILSAQCTDARVNEVAPRLFAAYPSLESIANAPLKKIEEIIYSTGFYKNKARSVVGFAETLLRNYKGKLPNTISELIRLPGIGRKTANVVLNEIHGISEGFVVDTHVKRVSKKLGLTKQTDPVKVEKDLMEIVRPHYWMDLSLYFIFLGRRYCKAHRTFCEECVLGKICPSSTRGKSAAKIEEE encoded by the coding sequence ATGGCGGTTCTTTACAAGCTCTTGCCCCCAAAAAATACGTCGGAATCGAAAAACAGGCAGCCAAGGCCTGAGTTTGTTCCAACGCCCAAGTACGTTTCCCGAATTCATTCCCTGTTACGGGGAGAGTTCGGGGAAGTAAGTTCCCCTTTAAACTACCAAAAAGACTACGAGTTCGCGATTTCGGTCATTCTTTCCGCGCAATGTACGGATGCGAGAGTGAACGAAGTTGCTCCACGCTTGTTTGCAGCTTATCCTAGCCTAGAATCAATCGCAAACGCTCCTCTCAAAAAAATCGAAGAAATCATCTATTCCACAGGCTTCTATAAGAATAAAGCCAGGTCGGTAGTGGGTTTTGCCGAAACGCTTTTGAGAAACTATAAAGGCAAATTACCGAATACTATATCCGAGCTGATTCGACTGCCGGGAATTGGTCGAAAGACTGCGAATGTGGTTTTGAACGAAATACACGGAATCTCGGAGGGCTTTGTCGTGGATACGCATGTAAAGCGCGTCTCCAAAAAGTTAGGACTGACAAAGCAAACCGATCCGGTCAAGGTCGAGAAGGATTTAATGGAGATCGTTCGGCCTCATTATTGGATGGATCTTTCGTTGTATTTTATCTTTTTGGGTCGACGCTATTGTAAGGCGCATCGTACATTTTGTGAAGAATGCGTGTTGGGAAAGATTTGCCCGTCATCGACTCGGGGGAAGTCGGCCGCAAAAATCGAGGAGGAATGA
- a CDS encoding acyl-CoA thioesterase, whose protein sequence is MEVFLDKKLEGMELSTQHIVMSRDLNQHGFLFGGQMLAWIDEGCAMFVMEKIRYSNIVTVSMDDVVFKSPGLSGDIIQIFSKIEKIGKSSITIRNASISKSQKRKEVREIIDCTITYVCLDDKGRPFPYFTQFDSQELFAR, encoded by the coding sequence TTGGAAGTCTTCTTAGATAAGAAACTGGAAGGGATGGAACTGAGTACCCAGCATATAGTGATGTCCCGAGACCTGAATCAGCACGGATTTCTCTTCGGCGGTCAAATGCTCGCATGGATCGACGAAGGATGTGCAATGTTCGTCATGGAAAAAATACGATATTCGAATATCGTAACCGTTAGTATGGATGATGTCGTTTTCAAAAGTCCCGGATTGTCGGGCGATATTATACAGATTTTCTCCAAAATAGAAAAAATCGGAAAGAGTTCCATAACCATTCGCAATGCTTCTATTTCTAAAAGCCAAAAGCGGAAGGAAGTCCGCGAGATAATCGATTGTACGATCACTTACGTCTGTTTAGACGATAAGGGAAGACCGTTTCCCTATTTTACGCAATTCGATTCGCAAGAACTTTTCGCTCGTTAG
- a CDS encoding peptide chain release factor family protein, producing the protein MSSRFPVSSEKESALLARMESLKVFESDLEESFTRSGGKGGQNVNKVSTAVRLLHRPTGEEIKCSIYRTQGMNRYKARILLCERLEKEARLADKIEDPAHAKLRKAKADRARRAKRKAAAKSSGAAKREFNPEVDWKEEYGEDWDSPIRED; encoded by the coding sequence ATGTCCTCTCGATTTCCCGTTTCTTCCGAAAAGGAATCCGCTCTTTTGGCACGAATGGAATCGCTCAAAGTGTTCGAATCCGACTTGGAAGAAAGTTTTACGCGAAGCGGAGGAAAGGGCGGTCAAAACGTAAATAAGGTTTCTACTGCCGTTCGATTGCTTCACCGACCAACAGGGGAAGAAATTAAATGTTCGATCTATCGAACGCAGGGAATGAACCGCTATAAGGCGCGAATTTTATTATGCGAACGGTTGGAAAAGGAAGCCCGGTTGGCCGATAAAATCGAAGATCCGGCCCACGCCAAATTAAGGAAAGCCAAAGCGGATCGCGCAAGAAGAGCAAAGCGTAAAGCGGCGGCTAAATCCTCGGGCGCAGCCAAAAGAGAATTTAACCCCGAAGTAGATTGGAAAGAAGAATACGGCGAAGATTGGGATAGTCCAATAAGAGAAGACTAG
- the uvrC gene encoding excinuclease ABC subunit UvrC, producing the protein MADVLNHNLIVEKLKNLTGSPGCYLWKNLEGEIIYVGKAKNLDKRIRSYLKENHIDLKTRFLRREIFDLDWIATSTEREALILEATLIKKHNPRYNVRLKDDKKYPHISVSLSEPYPMVFVTRKLKDNGDRYFGPYTDVKTTRETLDVILRIFPIRKTKQVLPLPKPRRPCLNFQMKRCLGPCQGNVPVEEYRIIVDQVIQFLEGKKDGLVNELTRRMDDYSERMEFENAARYRDMLLKLQSFRQKQTVVSLDGGDEDIVAFARREDEGQVVLMEVRGGRLENKKSFPIQGVANSSEDEILASFFRDYYMGASLVPSNIVVPLALKEEAETVLDFLQEKTGFRPKLRFPKAGEKKSLLKIAEKNAELGLTERLLATQYRDQTAALKEIQEMFHLGEPPHIIECYDISHFQGSFPVASGVIFVEGKPFKQGYRKYNIRGYEGINDPGMMHEVISRRLQRILNEDGALPNLVVIDGGPTQLSKACEAAVEAGVPNLPMVGLAKKREEIYFPGQNEPYNFDMNSPGMKLLRHIRDEAHRFGVEHHRSRRNREALRSLIEDVPDIGLKRSKLLLRSFTGQKRIEDATIDELKKVPGIGDTLAEKIFRHFHSKENEENSLTAP; encoded by the coding sequence ATGGCGGATGTTCTAAATCACAATCTGATCGTCGAAAAACTCAAGAATCTGACCGGCTCTCCCGGCTGCTATCTTTGGAAGAACTTGGAAGGCGAGATTATTTACGTCGGAAAGGCGAAGAATCTTGATAAGCGAATTCGTAGTTATCTGAAGGAAAATCATATCGATTTGAAGACCCGTTTTCTCCGGCGGGAAATTTTCGATCTGGATTGGATTGCCACTTCTACCGAAAGGGAAGCTCTCATTCTTGAAGCTACTTTAATCAAAAAACATAATCCTCGTTACAATGTTCGACTCAAGGACGACAAAAAATATCCGCATATTAGCGTTTCTTTATCCGAGCCGTATCCGATGGTTTTTGTTACGCGAAAATTAAAGGATAACGGCGATCGTTATTTCGGTCCTTATACGGACGTGAAGACGACTCGGGAAACCCTCGACGTCATCTTGAGGATATTCCCGATCCGTAAGACCAAACAAGTTTTACCCTTACCTAAGCCGCGTAGACCTTGCTTGAATTTTCAAATGAAGCGTTGTCTCGGTCCCTGCCAAGGTAACGTCCCGGTCGAAGAATATAGAATCATCGTAGATCAGGTCATCCAATTTTTAGAAGGGAAGAAGGACGGACTCGTCAATGAGCTAACCCGTAGGATGGACGATTATTCCGAACGGATGGAATTCGAGAATGCGGCTCGTTACAGGGATATGCTTTTGAAACTCCAATCTTTCCGTCAAAAACAAACTGTCGTAAGTTTGGACGGAGGAGATGAGGACATCGTCGCTTTTGCCAGAAGGGAAGACGAAGGGCAGGTCGTTCTCATGGAAGTGAGAGGTGGAAGGCTTGAGAATAAGAAATCGTTTCCGATTCAAGGGGTTGCGAATTCATCCGAGGACGAAATTCTAGCTTCTTTTTTTAGAGATTATTACATGGGAGCAAGCTTAGTTCCATCGAATATAGTAGTGCCGTTAGCTTTAAAGGAAGAAGCGGAAACCGTTTTGGATTTTTTACAGGAAAAAACCGGCTTCAGACCAAAATTACGTTTTCCTAAAGCCGGCGAAAAAAAATCGCTTTTAAAAATCGCGGAAAAAAATGCCGAACTGGGTTTAACCGAGAGATTACTCGCTACTCAATACCGGGATCAAACTGCGGCTCTAAAGGAAATTCAGGAAATGTTCCATCTCGGTGAACCGCCACATATCATCGAATGTTATGACATCTCCCATTTTCAGGGTTCTTTTCCGGTGGCTAGCGGAGTTATTTTCGTGGAAGGTAAGCCGTTCAAGCAGGGGTATAGAAAATACAATATTCGAGGTTACGAGGGAATTAACGATCCGGGAATGATGCACGAGGTAATTTCCAGAAGATTGCAAAGAATTCTAAACGAGGACGGCGCTCTACCAAACCTTGTCGTCATCGACGGAGGTCCAACACAATTAAGCAAAGCCTGCGAAGCCGCCGTCGAAGCAGGCGTTCCGAATCTTCCTATGGTCGGACTTGCAAAGAAAAGAGAAGAGATCTATTTTCCCGGTCAAAACGAGCCTTATAATTTCGATATGAATTCTCCCGGAATGAAGTTATTGCGCCATATCCGCGACGAGGCTCACAGATTCGGTGTGGAGCACCATCGCTCCCGACGAAATCGGGAGGCTCTTCGTAGTTTAATCGAAGACGTTCCCGATATCGGATTGAAAAGAAGTAAGCTATTGTTGCGTTCTTTTACCGGACAAAAAAGGATCGAAGATGCGACGATCGACGAGCTTAAGAAAGTTCCCGGCATCGGAGATACTCTCGCAGAAAAAATTTTCCGACATTTTCACTCTAAGGAAAACGAAGAAAATTCTCTAACCGCTCCCTAA
- a CDS encoding LIC11755 family lipoprotein, with translation MRSYFKRANRYKIFLLMGVSALYCQHSTKADWLELSPVFSAFTFQYGPEDVSNSEFVNLSIKVRDGKTCLEAGEHPNYFASLCLEDSRSTIRESLNRFLVGWSQAELLAPLSFEDSRNRIAITIGIYKINELRKQILPARSGILGSREIRKGLIDGIFFFDRNSFSRKFHAPSFSLFLLSDTETLWIHPPAGDGDSYLSIKIESVTDIGEELKNTIGSIPARNERILSNCKYELPEISEVFGETESLTGRWIELFNSKSYPICEDGMNFVLFGNRIAVPKTTGYLLPGETRVYAEESSSLERIILSGLRWGDLKRNGSLQLSMQQSVTERILPGGGYRYGDETLSWKPSGFSECGRNRQPPNLPESYCMDPGFPTGTNLSSGEELPDCDPKNFILEELNPIGIYWEGKLRTDFKFIDLEYIGSRECKPRNLEFQWAQSTIPISILGTVTERSILTIGALPFLFGATTFSYRNLSSLKLSDSFRLRDRTTGLAHSIWNGGLIDSSTRFALEIPGVATSSLLLRNFRIYLPLRDEVPAGVNHLHRISPGKKGKFEFIGRSALSEISWAGSYKGIEPISSDRFLEVHSEIEGAESGLLEVETQGGSTSSVLFPIDSGFSVLASGKLTCFPKSQVWKDSAFSLPQTNSTLIKLRHPVTGELWDELRYSSAGPGKNDTKNKIRRSGYQFLDLNGNRSWGDSDIPDSIDRLPECSNTHASPGNSNLSTVRQE, from the coding sequence ATGCGATCCTATTTCAAAAGAGCGAACAGATATAAGATTTTCCTTTTGATGGGCGTTTCGGCGTTATATTGCCAGCATTCGACTAAGGCGGATTGGCTGGAATTATCTCCGGTTTTTTCGGCATTTACGTTTCAATATGGACCGGAAGATGTAAGCAATAGCGAATTCGTAAATCTATCGATAAAGGTCAGAGATGGGAAAACTTGCCTCGAGGCAGGAGAGCATCCCAACTATTTCGCGAGTCTTTGCCTGGAAGACTCACGCTCAACGATTCGGGAGAGTTTGAATCGATTTCTTGTAGGATGGAGCCAAGCCGAACTACTTGCACCTTTATCCTTTGAAGATTCCCGGAATCGAATTGCTATTACGATCGGCATTTATAAGATAAACGAATTACGGAAGCAGATTTTACCCGCTCGTTCGGGGATTTTGGGAAGTCGAGAGATTCGTAAAGGTCTTATCGACGGAATTTTCTTCTTCGATCGAAATAGTTTTTCGCGAAAATTCCACGCCCCTAGTTTTTCTCTCTTTCTACTATCGGATACGGAAACGCTCTGGATACATCCTCCTGCCGGAGACGGCGACTCGTATCTCTCGATCAAAATCGAGTCGGTCACCGATATAGGTGAGGAATTAAAAAATACGATCGGATCCATTCCGGCTAGGAATGAACGAATTTTATCGAACTGTAAATATGAGCTTCCGGAGATTTCGGAAGTATTCGGCGAGACCGAGTCGTTAACCGGCCGCTGGATCGAATTATTCAATTCCAAATCGTATCCGATCTGCGAAGACGGGATGAACTTCGTTCTTTTCGGCAACCGGATCGCAGTTCCAAAAACCACGGGTTATCTTTTACCGGGAGAAACCCGTGTTTATGCGGAAGAATCGTCTTCACTCGAACGAATTATTTTATCGGGTCTTCGATGGGGAGATTTAAAACGTAACGGGAGTCTACAACTTTCCATGCAGCAATCGGTAACGGAACGAATTCTCCCCGGAGGAGGTTACCGATATGGAGACGAAACCCTTTCCTGGAAACCGTCAGGTTTTTCGGAATGTGGACGAAATCGACAACCGCCAAATCTTCCGGAATCCTATTGTATGGATCCCGGTTTTCCGACCGGAACGAATCTTTCATCAGGGGAAGAACTTCCCGATTGCGATCCTAAAAATTTCATTTTAGAAGAATTGAATCCGATCGGGATCTATTGGGAGGGAAAGCTCAGGACGGATTTTAAGTTTATCGATTTAGAATATATCGGTTCAAGGGAATGCAAACCGAGGAATTTGGAATTTCAATGGGCGCAATCGACTATTCCGATTTCGATTCTCGGAACAGTAACGGAGAGATCCATTTTAACGATCGGCGCTCTTCCGTTCCTGTTCGGAGCGACCACATTTTCGTACCGAAATCTTTCTTCGTTAAAGTTATCAGATTCGTTCCGACTCAGAGATCGAACGACAGGCTTAGCGCATTCGATTTGGAACGGAGGTCTTATCGACTCTTCGACTAGATTTGCACTCGAAATTCCCGGAGTTGCGACTTCGTCCTTATTACTTCGGAACTTTCGAATCTATTTACCTCTCCGAGACGAGGTCCCGGCCGGAGTAAATCATTTGCACAGGATTTCTCCCGGGAAGAAGGGGAAGTTCGAGTTTATCGGCCGTTCCGCTCTTTCGGAAATCTCCTGGGCCGGTTCCTATAAAGGTATCGAACCGATTTCGAGCGATCGATTTTTGGAAGTTCATTCGGAGATTGAGGGAGCGGAATCGGGACTTTTGGAAGTGGAGACGCAGGGAGGATCTACCAGCTCCGTTCTTTTTCCGATAGATTCAGGATTCAGTGTTTTGGCCTCGGGAAAACTCACTTGTTTTCCAAAAAGTCAGGTTTGGAAGGATTCGGCTTTCTCACTCCCACAAACTAATTCGACGCTCATTAAGCTGCGTCATCCGGTCACGGGAGAGCTCTGGGATGAACTGCGATACTCCTCTGCAGGACCGGGAAAGAATGATACAAAAAACAAAATTAGACGTTCCGGCTATCAGTTCCTTGATTTAAACGGAAATCGATCATGGGGTGATTCGGATATTCCGGACTCTATAGACAGACTTCCCGAATGCTCGAATACTCACGCAAGTCCAGGGAACTCGAATTTGTCGACGGTGAGACAGGAATGA